The DNA sequence ACAAGCACCTGTTCTCACATCTCACTCACGCTGCCTTTAGATGCAATCAGTGCCATTTTGGCTTTCAGACTCAGAGGGAACTCCTACAACACCAGGAGCTTCATGTTCCAGGAAGTAAACGGGAAGCTGACACGGAACACTCTCCCAGTGAGGCAAATGCATTACAGACGTcggagctgttgaataaaaatgagATCCTTCAAAGCCAAAAGCCTGCGCAGAATAAAGAGGCAAGCTCCGACAGTGAGCTGGATAAGTGTGAAAAGAAACAGCATGTTTTCCTTTCCAACCAGAGGCCCGAGACAACTCATAAGAACGTCTTTTCATACACTAAAATAAAGTCTGAGCCCTCTAGCCCCAGACTTGCTTCATCCCCAGTACAGCCTACACTTGGGCCTTCATTTCCCATGGGACCTTTCCTTTCCCAGTTTGCTTTTCCTCATGACATAACTGTGGTCCCACAAGCTTCAGAAATACTTGCTAAGATGTCTGAACTGGTGCATAGAAGGCTTAGACATGGCAGCAATAGTTACCCCCCTGTCATTTATAGCCCCTTAATGCCCAAGGGGGCAATGTGCTTCGAGTGCAATATTACCTTCAACAATTTTGACAACTATTTGGTCCATAAAAAGCACTACTGCAGCAGCCGTTGGCAGCACATGACAAAATctgattttgcaaatgtttcagaGAAAAACCCAGAAGCTGTGAGTCCCTCCAGTGCACAGAACACGGTCAATATTCTTAACTCGTCTCTGCATTCTCCTGACACTGAAaatcagcttctgcaaacacctTGCATCAGCTCTGGGGCCATGTTAGAACTCCTAGGGTCGAACGCTAAATCTCGAGAGAAGGAATTTGCAGCAGAAGTTAAAAAGTTGACAGCGGGAAGTCCCACTGATGAAAAAGTCAACGGCAAACCTGCCGAGGTTAAAAATTCCACCACTCCACAATTAGATGGGGACACAAGTGACCCAAACAAAACTACCTGCGAAGCCTGCAATATAACGTTTAGTAGACTTGAGACATTTATGGTCCATAAACAGTATTATTGTGCAACACGCCATGATCCCCCATTAAAAAGAACAGCTGCAAACAAAGTGCCTGCCATGCAGAGAACTATGCGCACCAGGAAGCGGAGAAAGATGTACGAGATGTGTCTTCCTGAGCCAGACCAGAGGCCACAGTTAGTCCAACAACATTTTCTCCAGGTGACAGCGAACCTTGGCAATGCCTGTACATCTGCACAGGAATCGGGGGAGGGACTGGGAGAATGTTATCATCCCAGGTGTGATATCTTTCCAGGAGTTGTTCCGAAGCACTTGGAAACATCCCTTTCTATTAATAAATGTGTCCCCGTTGTGAAATGTGAGACCCTCCATTCAGCCATTTCCACTCTGGAGACAGATGCCCCAATAGACCTAAGCAAGAAATGTTTAGCCCCGTCTGACCAAATATGCACATCTCCGAAACGACTTCTGGACTATCATGAATGCACCGTGTGCAAAATTGGTTTTAACAAAGTGGAAAACTACCTAGCTCACAAGCAAAATTTTTGCCCCGCAAATCAACACAATGATGCGGCCCACCATGAGAATAACGTTTTCCCCAACCCCAAGAGCGAAAGGAGCAGCCCTGAGGCCAATTTtgatagaaatgtcataaaatgtgAAAAGACTAGAAACTCCAAACAGTTGTCTCCTAATGGGAACTTCTTTTCTACGCACTTAGCAACTCTTCAAGGTCTTAAAGTCTTTAGCGAGGCAGCCCAGCTTATCGCcacaaaagaagaaaacaaaaatgcatttctttCTCAATGCCTTTACCCCGGagcaataaaaaaagctaaagtaGCAGATCAGCTCTCGCCGTATTATGGAATCAAGCCAAGTGATTACATTTCTGGTTCTCTTGTTATTCACAATGCGGATTTAGATCAAAGCACAAATGTCGGAAGCGAGTCTCCCAAAAGTCAGATACCTTCAAATGGATGTTCTTTGATGAAGAAAGAGTCACTCCCTTTGTTGCCAAAAAACCGAGGCATGGTAATAGTCAATGGTGGACTGAAACAAGAGGAGAGACCGGCCATCAATTCGCAGCAAGAAAACATTTCCCAGAACCCAGCGCAAGAAGACGCCAGCAAATCACCATCTTGGGTCTCTGACAAGCCACTAACGGCCAACGAAAATGTTTCTCCATCAACTCCTTCGACTGAGGACCAGCTCTCCAACctatcaaaaaatataaatggctCCAGTCCAGCTGCTAATAGTGGGAAGTACTGCCGCTTGTGCGATATCCAGTTCAACAACCTCTCAAACTTTATTACTCACAAAAAGTTTTACTGCTCTTCACATGCGGCGGAACACGTCAAATAGGGAGAGATTTTGGTAGCGCGAAGTGTGTTGTTTCATGCAGTCAAATGAAAGGATGCTGCTTAAATTACATCTGGACA is a window from the Xenopus laevis strain J_2021 chromosome 6L, Xenopus_laevis_v10.1, whole genome shotgun sequence genome containing:
- the zfpm2.L gene encoding zinc finger protein ZFPM2 isoform X1; amino-acid sequence: MSRRKQSKPRQIKRPLEDAIDDEEEDCLSEENDLVSKEDFPLEESFASEFEPENMSCEDVEFFCNKGDEEGSHGTNESDGEVQNEKKSQTRTESEDWDGPGELEMCQKDGERKIHSRQQLPVGTTWGPFTGKMDLNNESSPLKTKPPVPVSLTDGPKWLLDVTWQGTEDNKNNCIVYNKGGQLWCTTTKSIAEGEELIAFVVDFDSRLQAATQMTLTEGMYPARLLDSIQLLPQQAAMASILPTAIVNKDIFPCKSCGIWYRSERNLQAHLMYYCSGRQRESAHLPEDIEENTHQLSSICPFPQCTKSFSNARALEMHLNSHSGVKAEEFLPPGASLKCTICNYTAESVINFHKHLFSHLTHAAFRCNQCHFGFQTQRELLQHQELHVPGSKREADTEHSPSEANALQTSELLNKNEILQSQKPAQNKEASSDSELDKCEKKQHVFLSNQRPETTHKNVFSYTKIKSEPSSPRLASSPVQPTLGPSFPMGPFLSQFAFPHDITVVPQASEILAKMSELVHRRLRHGSNSYPPVIYSPLMPKGAMCFECNITFNNFDNYLVHKKHYCSSRWQHMTKSDFANVSEKNPEAVSPSSAQNTVNILNSSLHSPDTENQLLQTPCISSGAMLELLGSNAKSREKEFAAEVKKLTAGSPTDEKVNGKPAEVKNSTTPQLDGDTSDPNKTTCEACNITFSRLETFMVHKQYYCATRHDPPLKRTAANKVPAMQRTMRTRKRRKMYEMCLPEPDQRPQLVQQHFLQVTANLGNACTSAQESGEGLGECYHPRCDIFPGVVPKHLETSLSINKCVPVVKCETLHSAISTLETDAPIDLSKKCLAPSDQICTSPKRLLDYHECTVCKIGFNKVENYLAHKQNFCPANQHNDAAHHENNVFPNPKSERSSPEANFDRNVIKCEKTRNSKQLSPNGNFFSTHLATLQGLKVFSEAAQLIATKEENKNAFLSQCLYPGAIKKAKVADQLSPYYGIKPSDYISGSLVIHNADLDQSTNVGSESPKSQIPSNGCSLMKKESLPLLPKNRGMVIVNGGLKQEERPAINSQQENISQNPAQEDASKSPSWVSDKPLTANENVSPSTPSTEDQLSNLSKNINGSSPAANSGKYCRLCDIQFNNLSNFITHKKFYCSSHAAEHVK
- the zfpm2.L gene encoding zinc finger protein ZFPM2 isoform X2 → MSCEDVEFFCNKGDEEGSHGTNESDGEVQNEKKSQTRTESEDWDGPGELEMCQKDGERKIHSRQQLPVGTTWGPFTGKMDLNNESSPLKTKPPVPVSLTDGPKWLLDVTWQGTEDNKNNCIVYNKGGQLWCTTTKSIAEGEELIAFVVDFDSRLQAATQMTLTEGMYPARLLDSIQLLPQQAAMASILPTAIVNKDIFPCKSCGIWYRSERNLQAHLMYYCSGRQRESAHLPEDIEENTHQLSSICPFPQCTKSFSNARALEMHLNSHSGVKAEEFLPPGASLKCTICNYTAESVINFHKHLFSHLTHAAFRCNQCHFGFQTQRELLQHQELHVPGSKREADTEHSPSEANALQTSELLNKNEILQSQKPAQNKEASSDSELDKCEKKQHVFLSNQRPETTHKNVFSYTKIKSEPSSPRLASSPVQPTLGPSFPMGPFLSQFAFPHDITVVPQASEILAKMSELVHRRLRHGSNSYPPVIYSPLMPKGAMCFECNITFNNFDNYLVHKKHYCSSRWQHMTKSDFANVSEKNPEAVSPSSAQNTVNILNSSLHSPDTENQLLQTPCISSGAMLELLGSNAKSREKEFAAEVKKLTAGSPTDEKVNGKPAEVKNSTTPQLDGDTSDPNKTTCEACNITFSRLETFMVHKQYYCATRHDPPLKRTAANKVPAMQRTMRTRKRRKMYEMCLPEPDQRPQLVQQHFLQVTANLGNACTSAQESGEGLGECYHPRCDIFPGVVPKHLETSLSINKCVPVVKCETLHSAISTLETDAPIDLSKKCLAPSDQICTSPKRLLDYHECTVCKIGFNKVENYLAHKQNFCPANQHNDAAHHENNVFPNPKSERSSPEANFDRNVIKCEKTRNSKQLSPNGNFFSTHLATLQGLKVFSEAAQLIATKEENKNAFLSQCLYPGAIKKAKVADQLSPYYGIKPSDYISGSLVIHNADLDQSTNVGSESPKSQIPSNGCSLMKKESLPLLPKNRGMVIVNGGLKQEERPAINSQQENISQNPAQEDASKSPSWVSDKPLTANENVSPSTPSTEDQLSNLSKNINGSSPAANSGKYCRLCDIQFNNLSNFITHKKFYCSSHAAEHVK